In one window of Pseudomonas putida DNA:
- a CDS encoding methyl-accepting chemotaxis protein, producing the protein MAQRPRSTAQITVLFVVLILSIVLLFANFAYLNTQSNHDKQYIGHAGELRVLSQRIAKNATEAAAGKALAFRLLSDARNDFERRWKYLREGDKATGLPPAPATVRDEMDAVRQDWENLRRNTDTILASEQTVLSLHQVAATLAETVPQLQVEYEKVVEILLQSGAPASQVAVAQRQLLLAERILGSVNTVLAGDDTSVQAADTFGRDASRFGQVLEGMLGGNPAIQVTRVEDPDARARLAEIAELFQFVSGSVDEILETSPELLRVREAASNIFSLSQTLLDEASHLANGFENLAGRTLDTVGGYVLGLLALASIILIGLVMVRATNRQLRDTAEKNERNQQAIMRLLDEIEELADGDLTVTVSVTEDFTGAIADSINFSVDQLRDLVATINHSAEQVAAAVQDTQNTARQLAKASEHQADQISEASLAVGDMVESIDRVSAHAYESAKVAERSVAIANKGNEVVHNTIHGMDNIREQIQDTAKRIKRLGESSQEIGDIVSLIDDIAEQTNILALNAAIQASLAGEAGRGFAVVADEVQRLAERSSSATRQIEALVRTIQADTNEAVISMEQTTAEVVRGARLAQDAGVALAEIEGVSQNLAELIHSISDAAQLQTSSAGQISHTMAVIQQITAQTSAGSGATADSIRHLARMASEMRRSVSGFTLPAPAERR; encoded by the coding sequence GTGGCCCAGCGCCCGCGCAGCACCGCGCAGATCACTGTGCTGTTCGTGGTGCTGATCCTGTCGATCGTGCTGCTGTTCGCCAACTTCGCCTACCTCAACACCCAGTCCAACCACGACAAGCAGTACATCGGCCATGCCGGCGAGTTGCGCGTGCTGTCCCAGCGCATCGCCAAGAACGCCACCGAGGCGGCGGCGGGCAAGGCCCTGGCGTTCCGGCTGCTGTCCGATGCACGTAACGATTTCGAGCGCCGCTGGAAATACCTGCGCGAGGGTGACAAGGCCACCGGCCTGCCGCCAGCGCCGGCCACGGTGCGCGACGAGATGGACGCGGTGCGCCAGGACTGGGAAAACCTGCGGCGCAACACCGACACCATCCTGGCCAGCGAGCAGACCGTGCTGTCCTTGCACCAGGTGGCGGCGACCCTGGCCGAAACCGTGCCACAGTTGCAGGTCGAGTACGAAAAGGTCGTGGAAATCCTGCTGCAGAGCGGTGCACCGGCCAGCCAGGTGGCTGTGGCCCAGCGCCAGTTGCTGCTGGCCGAGCGGATTCTCGGTTCGGTCAATACCGTGCTGGCCGGTGACGATACCTCGGTGCAGGCCGCCGACACCTTCGGCCGTGATGCCAGCCGCTTCGGCCAGGTGCTCGAGGGCATGCTCGGTGGCAATCCGGCGATCCAGGTGACCCGTGTCGAAGACCCGGACGCGCGTGCGCGCCTGGCCGAGATCGCCGAGCTGTTCCAGTTCGTTTCCGGCTCGGTCGACGAAATCCTCGAGACTTCACCGGAGCTGCTGCGGGTGCGCGAGGCCGCGAGCAACATCTTCAGCCTGTCGCAGACCCTGCTCGACGAAGCCTCGCACCTGGCCAATGGTTTCGAGAACCTGGCCGGGCGCACCCTCGACACCGTCGGCGGCTACGTGCTCGGCCTGCTGGCGCTGGCCTCGATCATCCTCATCGGCCTGGTGATGGTCCGCGCCACCAACCGTCAACTACGCGACACGGCGGAGAAGAACGAGCGCAACCAGCAGGCCATCATGCGCCTGCTCGATGAAATCGAAGAGCTGGCCGATGGCGACCTGACGGTGACGGTGTCGGTCACCGAAGACTTCACCGGCGCCATCGCCGACTCGATCAACTTCTCGGTGGACCAGTTGCGCGACCTGGTGGCGACCATCAACCACAGCGCCGAGCAGGTCGCCGCTGCGGTGCAGGACACCCAGAACACCGCACGCCAGCTGGCCAAGGCCTCGGAACACCAGGCCGACCAGATCAGCGAGGCGTCGCTGGCGGTGGGCGACATGGTCGAGTCGATCGACCGGGTTTCCGCCCACGCCTACGAGTCGGCCAAGGTCGCCGAGCGTTCGGTGGCCATCGCCAACAAGGGCAATGAGGTGGTGCACAACACCATCCATGGCATGGACAACATCCGCGAACAGATCCAGGACACCGCCAAGCGCATCAAGCGTCTGGGGGAGTCTTCTCAGGAAATCGGCGACATCGTCAGCCTGATTGACGACATTGCCGAACAAACCAACATCCTGGCCCTCAATGCGGCAATCCAGGCTTCGCTCGCGGGTGAAGCCGGGCGCGGCTTCGCCGTGGTCGCTGACGAAGTGCAGCGCCTGGCTGAGCGTTCGTCGTCGGCCACCCGACAGATCGAAGCGCTGGTGCGAACCATCCAGGCCGATACCAACGAAGCGGTGATCTCCATGGAGCAGACCACCGCCGAAGTGGTGCGTGGTGCGCGTCTTGCCCAGGACGCAGGCGTGGCCCTCGCTGAAATCGAGGGCGTGTCGCAGAACCTGGCCGAACTGATCCACAGCATTTCCGACGCGGCGCAATTGCAGACGTCCTCGGCCGGGCAGATTTCCCACACCATGGCGGTGATCCAGCAGATCACTGCGCAGACCTCCGCCGGTTCCGGCGCTACCGCCGACAGCATCCGTCACCTGGCCAGAATGGCCAGCGAGATGCGCCGTTCGGTGTCTGGTTTCACCTTGCCGGCCCCGGCCGAGCGGCGCTGA